In the Nicotiana tabacum cultivar K326 chromosome 16, ASM71507v2, whole genome shotgun sequence genome, one interval contains:
- the LOC107792653 gene encoding uncharacterized protein LOC107792653 codes for MKPSFALTLFNALFVSVTLIIPSAAKHRHVISFRSPDLFPESFTWDPKSQNFIVGGTRHQKLLSISDAGVTETLLSDTDLPGNSSFLGLTVDRRNNRLLACIHRIPTPTSPSPFNALAAYDLKSRRRIFLTPLLDNDDQNPIATVTETIRPAIANDVTVDSSGNAYVTNSDGDFIWKMNFAGEASILSRSEVFKSHPVDVTVEYHKCGLNGIVYTSKGYLLAVQSNTGKMYKVNVNDGTAKTVNLDKDLTAADGMAVRSDGVVVVVSQHRLYYVKSEDNWDEGVVFDEIALDAEGFASSVTIGDRNRVYVLYGHIMEGIMRNADREEFSIVEMEEENKEDNIWLFVLVGFGLVYFLFWRFQMRRLVQNMDKRIA; via the coding sequence ATGAAACCAAGTTTCGCCCTTACTCTTTTCAACGCCCTTTTCGTTTCCGTTACTTTAATCATTCCCTCCGCCGCTAAACACCGCCACGTGATCAGTTTCCGATCACCGGACCTTTTTCCGGAGTCATTCACTTGGGATCCCAAATCACAAAACTTCATCGTCGGCGGTACACGTCATCAGAAACTCCTTTCCATTTCCGACGCCGGCGTAACCGAAACCCTACTCTCTGACACCGATTTACCGGGAAATTCCTCGTTCCTCGGCCTTACCGTCGACCGCCGTAACAACCGCCTCCTTGCTTGCATTCACCGTATCCCTACCCCCACTTCACCTTCCCCGTTCAACGCACTCGCCGCCTACGACCTCAAATCCCGCCGCCGCATTTTCCTCACCCCGCTCCTAGACAACGACGATCAAAATCCGATCGCCACCGTAACGGAGACAATCCGCCCCGCCATCGCGAATGACGTTACCGTTGATTCCTCCGGAAACGCTTACGTCACCAATTCTGACGGCGATTTCATCTGGAAAATGAATTTTGCCGGCGAAGCTTCGATTTTATCGAGATCGGAGGTCTTCAAATCTCATCCCGTGGACGTGACCGTAGAGTATCACAAATGTGGACTAAACGGCATCGTTTATACTTCTAAAGGGTATTTACTTGCGGTCCAATCAAATACAGGCAAAATGTACAAAGTCAACGTTAATGACGGAACAGCGAAGACCGTTAATTTGGACAAGGATCTTACGGCGGCTGATGGAATGGCCGTTAGAAGTGACGGCGTGGTTGTAGTGGTGAGTCAGCACAGGCTTTATTATGTGAAGAGCGAGGATAATTGGGATGAGGGAGTAGTGTTTGACGAAATTGCCCTTGACGCGGAGGGGTTTGCATCTTCTGTTACAATTGGGGACAGGAATAGGGTGTATGTGTTATATGGGCATATTATGGAGGGTATAATGAGAAATGCTGATAGAGAAGAGTTCAGTATAGTGGAAATGGAGGAAGAGAATAAAGAGGATAATATTTGGTTGTTTGTATTGGTGGGATTTGGGTTAGTGTATTTCTTGTTTTGGAGATTCCAAATGCGTCGACTTGTCCAAAACATGGATAAAAGAATAGCTTAG